Proteins from a genomic interval of Clostridium scatologenes:
- a CDS encoding diguanylate cyclase — MKVNILNGIRSVINAFYEKNIYCFAAYDEEELVGVITQKELISAHPNRIVADVMTDKYKCIDPSTPTWKIKEIFDFNKDICIILVKENDDLKGFLTRTTLDIELAKHIDLLTGLYKSDYIFYNTYKLLSNGNELSLIFIDLNNFGAIDKKYGHINGDLILKNVAKILKENIPQDSYLCRYAGDEFAILTPFCIDKCKLFAEDLIDAIDSYKFPNNIPVSASIGITGYKNHNNKKGDTLSIIDKLINIASLASTKAKKRIDTSIVVENINAIA, encoded by the coding sequence ATGAAAGTTAACATTTTAAATGGTATTAGAAGCGTAATAAATGCTTTTTATGAAAAAAACATTTATTGTTTTGCTGCATATGACGAAGAAGAGCTGGTTGGTGTAATTACTCAAAAAGAATTAATTTCTGCACATCCTAATAGAATAGTTGCTGATGTTATGACAGATAAATATAAATGCATAGATCCTTCAACGCCTACATGGAAAATCAAAGAAATATTTGATTTCAATAAGGATATATGTATAATACTTGTAAAAGAAAATGATGATCTTAAAGGTTTCTTAACAAGAACAACCTTAGATATCGAGCTGGCAAAACATATCGACTTGCTTACTGGTCTTTATAAAAGTGATTATATATTTTATAATACATATAAATTATTAAGTAATGGAAATGAACTATCTTTAATTTTTATTGATTTAAATAATTTTGGAGCTATTGACAAAAAATATGGACATATAAATGGAGATTTAATATTAAAAAATGTAGCAAAAATATTAAAAGAAAACATTCCTCAAGACAGCTATTTGTGTAGATACGCAGGAGATGAATTTGCAATATTAACACCTTTCTGCATAGACAAATGTAAGCTATTTGCAGAAGATTTGATAGATGCTATAGACTCATATAAATTTCCTAACAATATTCCTGTTTCAGCATCAATAGGCATTACAGGATATAAAAATCATAATAATAAAAAAGGTGACACTCTAAGCATTATAGATAAATTAATAAATATAGCAAGCTTAGCATCTACAAAAGCAAAAAAGAGAATTGACACCTCAATTGTTGTTGAAAATATAAATGCAATTGCATAA
- a CDS encoding DMT family transporter produces the protein MNKSKVYPIMMALLSAILFGASAPITKMLLGKIDPIPLAAFLYLGSGIGLLVFQIVTSFIKKQALDEAPLKKKDFPWLLGASIAGGIVAPIILLNCLKITPASTASLLLNFEGVATTIIAVIFFKENAGKQILSAIVLITVASIILSWDFKNQWGFSIGSFGIILACFCWGIDNNFTRNISAKNPFSIVTIKGIISGSFSFILSKILGNQMPDLTILISAMIIGFFCYGLSIVLFVFAMRDLGSTRTSALYGTAPFIGVILSFILLRDTPSIMFFISLPIMIIGTVLLLKEKHYHTHMHKAIQHEHRHNHDDAHHNHEHAPGQVIINGYHSHMHTHKAIEHTHPHSPDIHHRHEH, from the coding sequence ATGAATAAATCAAAAGTTTATCCAATTATGATGGCATTGTTATCCGCAATTTTGTTTGGAGCCAGTGCACCTATAACTAAGATGCTTTTAGGTAAAATTGATCCTATTCCCCTTGCTGCATTTTTATATCTTGGCAGTGGAATTGGATTGTTAGTCTTCCAGATTGTCACTTCATTTATAAAAAAACAAGCTTTAGATGAAGCACCTTTGAAGAAAAAGGATTTTCCTTGGCTTCTAGGTGCAAGTATTGCAGGAGGAATTGTGGCACCTATTATTTTGTTAAATTGTCTTAAAATAACTCCTGCATCTACTGCTTCACTGTTGTTAAATTTTGAAGGAGTAGCAACTACCATAATTGCAGTAATATTTTTTAAAGAAAATGCAGGAAAACAAATATTAAGTGCTATAGTATTAATCACTGTAGCAAGTATAATTTTATCCTGGGATTTTAAAAATCAATGGGGATTTTCCATAGGTTCTTTTGGAATTATATTGGCTTGTTTTTGTTGGGGGATAGATAATAATTTCACAAGGAACATTTCTGCAAAAAATCCATTTTCTATTGTAACAATAAAAGGAATTATATCAGGTTCTTTTTCGTTTATTCTATCCAAGATACTTGGAAATCAAATGCCAGATTTGACAATTTTAATATCTGCCATGATTATAGGATTTTTTTGTTATGGTTTAAGTATAGTGTTGTTTGTATTTGCCATGAGGGATTTAGGAAGTACAAGAACAAGCGCATTGTATGGAACAGCACCATTTATTGGAGTTATTTTATCTTTTATTTTACTTAGAGACACTCCAAGTATTATGTTTTTTATATCACTTCCTATTATGATTATAGGAACAGTGCTTTTATTAAAGGAAAAACATTATCATACGCATATGCATAAGGCAATACAACATGAACATAGACATAATCATGATGATGCTCATCATAATCATGAACATGCACCTGGACAGGTTATCATAAATGGATATCATTCGCATATGCATACACACAAAGCTATAGAACATACCCATCCGCATTCGCCAGATATTCATCATAGACATGAACATTGA
- a CDS encoding energy-coupling factor ABC transporter permease: MRQKEKKVITIITVFALTFGIVPVANAMHIMEGYLPPKFCIAWGAICVPFLVLGYLSIKKTLSENRKSMTILAMAGAFIFVLSSLKIPSVTGSCSHMTGTGLAAILFGPAAVSILGIICLIFQAILLAHGGLTTLGANTFSMAIAGPLVSYGIYKLCQNMKVNKSVGIFIAASVGDLFTYCVTSIQLALAYPSQSGGVMASAAKFLGIFAPTQIPLAIIEGILTVVIVMGLETYAKSELTGIGFLKRGEN; encoded by the coding sequence ATGAGACAAAAAGAAAAGAAAGTTATCACTATTATTACAGTATTTGCATTGACTTTTGGAATAGTTCCAGTAGCAAATGCAATGCACATTATGGAAGGATATCTTCCACCAAAATTTTGTATTGCATGGGGGGCTATTTGTGTTCCATTCTTAGTATTGGGGTATTTATCAATTAAAAAGACGTTATCTGAAAATCGTAAATCTATGACTATTCTTGCTATGGCAGGTGCATTTATTTTTGTACTTTCATCTTTAAAAATTCCATCAGTAACAGGAAGTTGTTCTCACATGACAGGTACAGGACTTGCTGCAATTTTATTTGGACCAGCTGCAGTAAGTATACTAGGTATCATTTGTTTAATTTTTCAGGCAATTTTGCTTGCTCATGGTGGACTTACAACTCTTGGAGCTAACACTTTTTCTATGGCTATTGCAGGCCCATTAGTTTCTTATGGAATCTATAAATTATGTCAGAATATGAAAGTTAATAAAAGTGTAGGTATTTTTATAGCAGCATCAGTTGGTGACTTATTTACTTATTGTGTAACTAGTATTCAGCTTGCACTTGCATATCCTTCTCAAAGTGGTGGAGTTATGGCATCTGCAGCCAAGTTTCTTGGTATATTTGCACCAACACAGATTCCACTTGCAATTATTGAAGGTATCCTTACTGTTGTAATTGTTATGGGTCTTGAAACATATGCAAAATCTGAGTTAACAGGTATTGGATTTTTAAAGAGAGGTGAAAATTAA
- a CDS encoding TIM barrel protein, whose product MIKLMNLSTYEYDLKRFNFQSDQIRKFLGKHNMDGVELLNPIMWEEKILPKRIVKGVHLKYYPTWLDFWKNNKNELLRQFKTEDIIKQYYAGNSREVMIQHYRKEIETAAKIGVKYMVFHVAHVEVEHAYDYNFTYSDGDIVDAAIDLINQVFEGIDTDIELLFENMWWPGFTMLNKNIALRLLNEVEYKNKGFMLDISHLMNTNLYLKDEKEAVQYIINTVNELGELKNLVKGIHLNSSLSGEYVRSQISKKKKENKQFDLNPLSEEVFMHVFKIDCHKPFKDKNIQKVIEFINPKYLIYELVTDSIEQLEEYIEIQDRACGKRF is encoded by the coding sequence ATGATAAAACTAATGAATTTGTCTACATATGAATATGATCTTAAAAGATTTAACTTTCAAAGTGACCAAATAAGAAAATTTCTAGGAAAACACAATATGGATGGTGTTGAACTTTTAAATCCAATTATGTGGGAAGAAAAAATCCTTCCTAAAAGAATAGTTAAAGGGGTACATTTAAAATATTATCCTACATGGCTGGATTTTTGGAAAAACAATAAAAATGAACTTTTGAGGCAATTTAAAACTGAAGATATTATAAAACAATATTATGCAGGTAACAGTAGAGAAGTTATGATACAACATTATAGAAAAGAAATTGAAACTGCAGCTAAAATAGGTGTAAAGTATATGGTGTTTCATGTAGCTCATGTGGAAGTTGAACATGCTTATGATTATAATTTCACTTATTCTGATGGTGATATTGTAGATGCAGCAATTGATTTGATAAATCAGGTGTTTGAAGGAATAGATACAGATATAGAACTTTTATTTGAAAATATGTGGTGGCCTGGATTTACCATGCTTAATAAAAATATTGCATTAAGATTGTTGAATGAAGTTGAATATAAAAATAAAGGATTTATGCTTGATATATCCCATTTAATGAATACAAATTTATATCTTAAAGATGAAAAAGAAGCAGTTCAATATATAATAAATACTGTAAATGAGCTTGGAGAGTTAAAAAATCTAGTAAAGGGTATACATCTTAATTCTTCGCTATCAGGAGAATATGTAAGATCTCAAATAAGTAAAAAGAAAAAAGAGAATAAACAATTTGACTTAAATCCATTAAGTGAAGAGGTATTTATGCATGTTTTTAAAATAGATTGCCATAAGCCTTTTAAGGATAAAAATATACAGAAAGTTATAGAGTTTATTAACCCAAAATATCTTATATATGAATTGGTTACTGACTCTATAGAACAGCTTGAAGAATATATTGAAATTCAAGATAGAGCTTGTGGTAAAAGATTCTGA
- a CDS encoding energy-coupling factor ABC transporter substrate-binding protein has product MAKTKKKVIILLVIAALIALIPLFTLKGAEFGGSDDAGSKVVSQIIGKEYEPWFTPVMETWIGGELPGEIESLLFCVQTGIGVGIIAFFMGRLVERKKIENEKTKNEKKATESAIS; this is encoded by the coding sequence ATGGCAAAGACAAAAAAGAAGGTTATTATTTTATTAGTTATTGCTGCATTAATTGCTCTTATACCACTATTCACATTGAAAGGTGCTGAATTTGGAGGATCAGATGATGCAGGAAGTAAAGTAGTTTCACAGATTATAGGTAAAGAGTATGAACCTTGGTTTACGCCTGTTATGGAAACTTGGATTGGTGGAGAATTACCAGGTGAAATTGAAAGCTTATTATTCTGTGTACAAACAGGTATTGGTGTTGGTATCATAGCATTTTTTATGGGAAGATTAGTGGAAAGAAAAAAAATAGAAAATGAAAAGACTAAAAATGAAAAAAAAGCTACAGAATCAGCAATTAGTTAG
- a CDS encoding energy-coupling factor ABC transporter ATP-binding protein yields MEKTILKVEDLHYIYGNGKVALNGVSVDIHEGEKIAVIGSNGSGKSTFFLNINGVFTPEQGKIIYRDTIVNKKNLKELRKNIGIVFQDADNQIIASTVMAEVGFGPMNLKLPKEEVKKRVDEALAYMNISDFKDRPPHYLSGGEKKRVTIADIIAMKSEIIIFDEPTAALDPLNAMMLEEVLDKLTLEGKTMLISTHDVDFVYRWAERVIVFCQGKIISDGTPLEIFKNEEVLKQANLKQPTMLEVYESLVEKHLIEDTKIYPKNTEEFKKMLEEQMSFLGALA; encoded by the coding sequence ATGGAAAAAACAATATTAAAGGTTGAAGATTTGCATTATATTTATGGAAATGGAAAAGTTGCATTGAATGGTGTAAGTGTGGATATTCATGAAGGTGAAAAAATTGCTGTTATTGGCTCCAATGGATCTGGAAAATCTACATTTTTTTTGAATATTAATGGTGTATTTACACCAGAACAAGGAAAAATCATTTATAGGGATACAATAGTTAATAAGAAAAACCTGAAGGAACTTAGGAAGAATATTGGAATTGTGTTTCAAGATGCGGATAATCAGATTATTGCATCTACAGTTATGGCAGAAGTTGGATTTGGACCTATGAATTTAAAGCTTCCAAAGGAAGAAGTAAAAAAGAGAGTTGATGAAGCTCTGGCATATATGAATATTTCTGATTTTAAGGATCGTCCGCCTCATTATTTAAGTGGTGGAGAAAAGAAAAGAGTTACTATTGCAGATATTATTGCTATGAAATCAGAAATTATTATTTTTGATGAACCTACAGCAGCATTAGACCCTTTAAATGCTATGATGTTAGAGGAAGTTTTGGACAAGCTTACTTTAGAAGGGAAGACAATGCTTATTTCCACTCATGATGTAGATTTTGTATACAGATGGGCTGAAAGAGTTATTGTATTTTGCCAGGGGAAAATTATATCAGATGGAACACCATTAGAAATTTTCAAAAATGAGGAGGTTTTAAAGCAAGCAAATTTAAAGCAGCCAACAATGCTGGAGGTTTATGAATCTCTTGTAGAAAAGCATTTGATAGAAGATACAAAGATTTATCCTAAAAATACTGAAGAATTTAAAAAAATGCTTGAAGAACAGATGTCTTTTCTAGGTGCATTAGCTTAG
- the cbiQ gene encoding cobalt ECF transporter T component CbiQ, whose protein sequence is MFFFKIGNNNDHNHENKEQHRRVGHKHGEGFSIDFYSYSSKIRHWNPTFKVAFSVLVLILCIVLNNPCVSIMVIIAMTYVTVVKGELPLHEYLSIMTIPIAFILLGTFTIAIDFSKQPLGQYNMYLGFAYVFTSNLKLKEAAFLILKVFAAVSALQMMTLSTPSSEIIYVLRKAHVPKLIIELMNMIYRYIFVLMDVYSKMKNSAESREGYCDFKTSCYTFGNVASNMLVTSLKRANSYYDAMEARCYDGELIFYEEDKNLETTHIVMAALFIIFLVVIWSFTR, encoded by the coding sequence GTGTTTTTTTTTAAAATTGGAAATAATAATGATCATAATCATGAAAATAAAGAACAACATCGTAGGGTTGGGCATAAACATGGTGAAGGATTTTCTATTGATTTTTATTCTTATAGTTCAAAAATAAGACACTGGAATCCTACTTTTAAAGTAGCATTTTCTGTTCTAGTATTGATTCTTTGTATTGTACTTAACAACCCATGTGTATCTATTATGGTGATTATTGCAATGACTTATGTGACAGTTGTAAAAGGAGAACTTCCATTACATGAATATTTATCAATAATGACAATTCCTATAGCGTTTATTTTATTAGGTACTTTTACTATTGCTATTGATTTTTCGAAGCAGCCTTTAGGACAGTATAATATGTATCTTGGTTTTGCCTATGTATTTACTTCTAATTTAAAACTTAAAGAAGCTGCATTTTTGATATTGAAGGTTTTTGCAGCCGTCAGTGCATTGCAGATGATGACATTATCAACTCCATCCTCTGAGATTATCTATGTACTTCGTAAAGCACATGTGCCAAAGCTTATTATAGAGCTTATGAATATGATTTATCGATATATTTTTGTTTTAATGGATGTATATAGTAAAATGAAAAATTCTGCGGAGTCTCGAGAGGGTTACTGTGATTTTAAAACCTCCTGTTATACATTTGGAAATGTTGCAAGCAATATGCTAGTTACTTCGTTGAAAAGAGCAAACTCCTATTATGATGCTATGGAGGCTAGATGTTATGATGGGGAACTCATATTTTATGAGGAAGATAAAAACTTGGAAACAACACATATTGTTATGGCAGCATTGTTTATAATTTTTTTAGTTGTAATATGGAGCTTTACAAGATAG
- the cobK gene encoding precorrin-6A reductase, whose protein sequence is MSDVLVIAGTMDAKQIINKLYEIGEKVTVMVTTKLGSELIDHDNSIDIYQGKINKLSIVDMIDKVQPKCIIDASNPFSVDISRNVISACKPIELPYIRFLREKVVYDDYDIIKVKNYEEAYESILKYEGNIILTVGSKKIETFTKISDYQNRVYLRVLPDWMVLKKCEKLGFNLRNIIAMKGPFNEKLNEEIFKYCNASILVTKDSGNTGGVVEKINAARKLGIKIIMIERSDENYENKTTSIEEIIDFVKEISKK, encoded by the coding sequence ATGTCAGACGTATTAGTTATTGCTGGAACAATGGATGCTAAGCAAATAATAAATAAGCTTTATGAAATTGGTGAAAAAGTTACCGTAATGGTTACTACTAAGTTAGGCAGTGAATTGATTGATCATGACAATAGTATTGATATTTATCAGGGAAAGATTAATAAGCTTAGTATTGTTGATATGATAGACAAAGTACAGCCAAAGTGTATAATCGATGCATCCAATCCTTTTTCAGTAGACATATCTCGAAATGTAATAAGTGCTTGTAAACCAATTGAATTACCATATATTAGGTTTTTAAGAGAAAAAGTAGTATATGATGATTATGATATTATAAAGGTAAAAAATTATGAAGAAGCATATGAAAGTATACTGAAATATGAAGGTAATATTATATTAACTGTAGGAAGTAAAAAAATTGAAACATTCACTAAGATTTCTGATTACCAAAATAGAGTATATCTTAGAGTGCTTCCAGATTGGATGGTCTTGAAAAAATGTGAAAAATTAGGATTCAATTTGAGAAATATAATAGCAATGAAAGGTCCATTTAATGAGAAGTTAAATGAGGAAATATTTAAATATTGTAATGCTTCTATTCTAGTGACAAAAGATAGTGGAAATACTGGAGGTGTTGTAGAAAAAATAAATGCAGCTAGAAAATTGGGAATTAAAATAATAATGATTGAAAGATCTGATGAAAATTATGAAAATAAAACTACTTCAATTGAAGAAATAATTGATTTTGTAAAAGAAATAAGTAAAAAATAG
- a CDS encoding DUF4430 domain-containing protein translates to MKQKYKSIMSMLMTIILTLGILGSNLIVNRNVSASEENKVKSETCKVKVRVEANDHTIVPETELTVDNFDLAPYGSKEKKDNKAFAIHALIKALEINNIDCKDVTQFDSSGCTYIKNIAGVKERSVGSNDGWMYYVNDKYATDYMNNVEIHNGDSIVVFFQEDYLKNIYTWFENKDMNVKTGETFKLNLKGSKNDISSNKEVTAPIENAKILVDNKELVVNSQYITTDKDGNVQLKFDTPGTYIISAVRFDKDKKTRDITRPYCKVIVEQGETILNKDTLEKFIDEAQGLVDHSTVGTESGQYPKESMDKLSAELINAKNLMNKSGVSQTEIDAEVVKLQSAISVFKDSINKTQSVQSAIDDVMIYYNSILDNQYKTFDFITTLALRRAGMDTDKLVQKINIYGMDNLHNYSRNIMTLIGANKNPRNYKNKDYVSYVEKYDYSKENNSEYIAKAVIALDMAEADYDKAKLVNILLSKAHEEGNGKISFGNIVHGYEDEFGEETEDEYNASIEGSIWALIALSNHKDIGNCNNVIEGIKKYIKAQQKENGLIGDDSSNTSLLIQALIELGEDPNSDNWNVSIDGNKSTLLDSILKCKIGNSFALNPKSSISSDVATCSVLAALSDLRYNTSMYKELKYRDTATPVKISIDGEKAIHIYNGQSSLITAKTYDYNNVVVSNTAVSWKSSDDKVVSVKDGTITGISEGEADITAYITGNESIKDSIKVKVTTPPVIDYSGRLKNEIEFLKYHYKAYKGYEFLASSAAVVSGLDKNEVTNNIYRYSKNNTALQNAKTIMALLGAGLDPRNDAVREKTNNYVETLEKAQSFAEDNKGKFIVNALMDKDSIEAQAWCILALDAAGGKYDKEAAVKALLTMINNPDYKNTTSYKSIKTEALALAALGKHKYIEGAQTKIYELENYLKQKQNNDGGFDMEAGSTFQNSPVATAAVVMALHVNGIDPLSFQWTKNGKTVIDSMEKAKFKGSDPSKSGYCQGEGLDFENSEASYYAFAAYVELLNKKSIFDMIDKAKDPKDDSKLIEITNESSNPSVKLGNDSKVSIKAVNNSDNEQNVVIVAALYDESGNIIKCISGEKIIKKGDFSVLNTKMSIPQEGKYTLKAFVCESFENRKVISNTIDIPIK, encoded by the coding sequence ATGAAACAAAAGTATAAAAGTATAATGTCAATGCTTATGACGATTATACTAACATTAGGTATTTTAGGAAGTAATTTAATTGTAAACAGAAATGTTTCAGCAAGTGAAGAAAACAAAGTAAAATCAGAAACATGCAAAGTAAAAGTTAGAGTAGAAGCAAATGACCACACTATAGTTCCTGAAACAGAATTGACAGTTGACAATTTTGATTTGGCACCATATGGAAGTAAGGAAAAGAAAGATAATAAGGCATTTGCAATTCACGCTCTTATAAAGGCACTGGAGATTAACAATATAGATTGCAAAGATGTTACACAGTTTGATTCAAGTGGATGTACATATATAAAAAATATTGCAGGAGTTAAAGAACGTTCTGTAGGCAGCAATGATGGCTGGATGTATTATGTGAATGATAAGTATGCCACTGATTATATGAATAATGTTGAAATACATAATGGGGATTCAATTGTTGTATTTTTTCAAGAAGATTATTTAAAAAATATATATACATGGTTTGAAAATAAAGACATGAATGTAAAAACTGGTGAAACTTTTAAACTTAATTTAAAAGGAAGTAAAAATGATATTAGCAGCAACAAGGAAGTGACTGCTCCTATTGAAAATGCAAAAATATTAGTTGATAATAAGGAACTTGTAGTTAATAGTCAGTATATAACTACTGATAAAGATGGAAATGTTCAATTAAAATTTGATACCCCAGGTACTTACATAATATCAGCAGTTAGATTTGATAAAGATAAAAAAACAAGGGATATTACAAGACCTTATTGTAAGGTAATAGTTGAGCAGGGTGAGACAATTTTAAATAAAGATACTCTTGAAAAATTCATAGATGAGGCACAGGGGTTAGTAGATCATTCTACAGTTGGGACAGAAAGTGGGCAATATCCTAAGGAATCCATGGATAAACTTTCAGCTGAATTGATAAATGCAAAGAACTTAATGAATAAAAGCGGAGTGTCTCAAACTGAAATAGATGCTGAAGTTGTAAAACTTCAAAGTGCAATATCTGTATTTAAGGATTCAATAAATAAGACTCAATCTGTTCAAAGTGCTATAGATGATGTTATGATTTATTATAATTCAATTTTGGATAACCAGTACAAGACATTTGATTTTATTACAACTTTGGCATTGAGAAGAGCAGGTATGGATACTGACAAACTAGTTCAAAAGATAAACATTTATGGTATGGATAATTTACATAATTATTCAAGAAATATAATGACTCTTATAGGAGCTAATAAAAATCCAAGAAATTATAAGAATAAGGATTATGTAAGTTATGTAGAAAAATATGATTATTCAAAGGAAAATAATTCTGAATATATTGCAAAGGCTGTAATAGCTCTTGATATGGCAGAAGCTGATTATGACAAAGCAAAACTTGTAAATATTCTTTTGAGTAAAGCTCATGAAGAAGGAAATGGTAAGATTTCCTTTGGAAATATAGTACATGGTTATGAAGATGAATTTGGAGAAGAAACTGAAGACGAGTATAATGCAAGTATTGAAGGTAGCATATGGGCTTTGATTGCATTGTCAAATCATAAAGATATTGGTAATTGTAATAATGTAATTGAAGGTATTAAAAAATATATAAAGGCACAGCAGAAAGAAAATGGATTAATAGGTGATGATAGTTCCAATACATCATTACTAATTCAAGCCTTAATTGAACTTGGTGAAGATCCAAATAGTGATAATTGGAATGTAAGTATTGATGGAAATAAGTCAACACTTTTAGATTCTATATTAAAATGTAAAATTGGTAATAGTTTTGCTCTAAATCCCAAATCCTCAATTTCGTCAGATGTAGCTACATGTAGTGTATTAGCAGCTTTAAGTGATTTAAGATATAATACTTCAATGTATAAAGAATTGAAGTATAGAGACACAGCTACTCCAGTAAAAATATCTATTGATGGAGAAAAAGCAATTCACATTTATAATGGACAAAGTTCTCTTATTACTGCAAAAACATATGACTATAACAATGTTGTTGTAAGTAATACCGCAGTTTCATGGAAAAGTTCAGATGATAAAGTAGTTTCAGTAAAGGATGGAACTATAACAGGTATATCAGAGGGTGAAGCTGATATTACTGCATATATTACAGGTAATGAAAGTATAAAAGATAGTATAAAAGTAAAAGTAACTACACCACCTGTTATTGATTACAGCGGTAGATTAAAAAATGAAATTGAATTTTTAAAATATCATTACAAGGCGTATAAAGGTTATGAATTTTTAGCTTCTTCTGCAGCAGTTGTGTCAGGATTGGATAAAAATGAAGTTACTAATAATATATATAGATATTCTAAGAATAATACAGCACTTCAAAATGCGAAGACAATTATGGCTCTTTTAGGTGCAGGACTTGACCCTAGAAATGATGCAGTCAGGGAAAAGACAAATAACTATGTTGAAACACTTGAAAAAGCTCAGTCATTTGCTGAAGATAATAAAGGAAAGTTTATTGTAAATGCTTTGATGGATAAAGATTCTATTGAAGCACAAGCTTGGTGTATATTAGCACTTGATGCTGCAGGTGGAAAATATGATAAAGAAGCAGCAGTGAAGGCTCTTTTAACTATGATTAATAATCCAGATTATAAAAATACAACTTCTTATAAGTCTATAAAAACAGAGGCACTTGCACTTGCTGCACTTGGAAAACATAAGTATATTGAAGGAGCACAGACAAAGATTTATGAATTAGAAAATTATTTAAAACAAAAACAGAATAATGATGGTGGATTTGATATGGAGGCTGGAAGCACTTTTCAAAACAGTCCTGTAGCAACTGCTGCTGTTGTTATGGCACTTCATGTCAATGGAATTGATCCTCTTTCATTCCAGTGGACTAAGAATGGAAAAACAGTTATTGATTCTATGGAAAAAGCTAAATTTAAAGGCAGTGATCCTTCAAAATCAGGATATTGTCAAGGAGAAGGTTTAGATTTTGAAAATAGTGAAGCATCATATTATGCATTTGCAGCATATGTAGAATTACTTAACAAGAAATCTATATTTGATATGATAGATAAAGCTAAAGATCCAAAGGATGACTCTAAACTAATAGAAATAACTAATGAAAGCTCTAATCCATCAGTAAAATTAGGGAATGATTCAAAAGTATCAATAAAAGCAGTAAATAATTCTGATAATGAACAAAATGTTGTAATAGTAGCAGCATTGTATGATGAAAGTGGTAATATTATTAAATGCATAAGTGGGGAAAAGATTATTAAAAAAGGAGATTTTTCAGTTTTAAATACAAAAATGAGTATTCCACAAGAAGGAAAGTATACATTAAAAGCTTTTGTATGTGAAAGCTTTGAAAATAGGAAGGTTATTTCTAATACTATAGACATACCAATTAAATAA